One Citricoccus sp. K5 DNA window includes the following coding sequences:
- the rplD gene encoding 50S ribosomal protein L4: MATNATNAEAKTVKVDLPAEIFDVQANVPLMHQVVVAQLAAARQGTHKVKRRGEVSGAGRKPFKQKGTGRARQGSIRAPQMVGGGVVHGPEPRDYSQRTPKKMKAAALRGALSDRARNGRIHVIEELVPTGAPTTQGAKAILSSLTTGRKNILLVIERTDDTAALSARNLVSVHTLYFDQLNTYDVLVSDDVVFTQAAYEAFVAKAGAQKEDAK, translated from the coding sequence ATGGCTACCAACGCAACTAACGCAGAAGCCAAGACCGTCAAGGTCGACCTGCCCGCCGAGATCTTCGATGTCCAGGCCAACGTGCCGCTGATGCACCAGGTCGTGGTGGCCCAGCTGGCCGCCGCTCGCCAGGGCACCCACAAGGTCAAGCGTCGGGGCGAGGTCTCCGGTGCCGGCCGCAAGCCGTTCAAGCAGAAGGGCACCGGCCGCGCCCGTCAGGGCTCGATCCGCGCCCCGCAGATGGTGGGCGGCGGTGTGGTCCACGGCCCCGAGCCGCGTGACTACTCGCAGCGCACCCCCAAGAAGATGAAGGCCGCCGCCCTGCGTGGCGCCCTCTCTGACCGCGCTCGCAACGGCCGCATCCACGTGATCGAGGAACTGGTCCCGACCGGTGCCCCGACCACCCAGGGTGCCAAGGCGATCCTGTCCTCGTTGACCACGGGACGCAAGAACATCTTGCTGGTCATCGAGCGTACTGACGACACTGCGGCGCTGAGTGCCCGCAACCTCGTGTCGGTGCACACCCTGTACTTCGATCAGCTGAACACGTATGACGTGCTGGTCAGCGATGACGTGGTCTTCACCCAGGCTGCCTACGAGGCGTTTGTGGCCAAGGCCGGCGCACAGAAGGAGGATGCCAAGTGA
- the rplC gene encoding 50S ribosomal protein L3, translating to MTITRNVKGLLGTKLGMTQVWDADNKLIPVTVVQAEPNVVTQLRNAEADGYAAVQIAYGQIDPRKVTKPLAGHFEKAGVTPRRHVVELRTGDTAEYTLGQDVTVEVFEAGQKVDVVGTTKGKGFAGVMKRHGFSGVGASHGAHKNHRKPGSVGGASTPGRVFKGQRLPGRMGAVRQTTQNLTLHGIDVEKNLLLIKGAVPGPRGRVVLVRTAVKGA from the coding sequence ATGACCATCACGCGAAACGTCAAGGGCCTGCTGGGCACGAAGCTCGGCATGACCCAGGTCTGGGATGCAGACAACAAGCTCATCCCCGTCACTGTCGTCCAAGCTGAACCCAATGTTGTGACCCAGCTGCGCAATGCGGAGGCCGACGGCTACGCCGCCGTCCAGATCGCCTACGGGCAGATCGACCCGCGCAAGGTCACCAAGCCGCTCGCCGGCCACTTCGAGAAGGCCGGGGTCACCCCGCGCCGTCACGTGGTCGAGCTGCGCACCGGCGACACCGCCGAGTACACCCTCGGCCAGGACGTCACCGTCGAGGTCTTCGAGGCCGGCCAGAAGGTCGACGTCGTCGGAACCACCAAGGGCAAGGGCTTCGCCGGTGTCATGAAGCGTCACGGCTTCTCCGGCGTCGGTGCCTCCCACGGTGCCCACAAGAACCACCGCAAGCCGGGTTCCGTCGGTGGCGCGTCCACCCCGGGCCGCGTCTTCAAGGGCCAGCGCCTTCCGGGCCGCATGGGCGCCGTTCGCCAGACCACCCAGAACCTCACCCTCCACGGCATCGACGTGGAGAAGAACCTGCTGCTGATCAAGGGCGCCGTCCCGGGTCCTCGCGGCCGGGTCGTCCTGGTTCGCACTGCAGTGAAGGGAGCATGA
- the rpsJ gene encoding 30S ribosomal protein S10: MAGQKIRIRLKSYDHEVIDTSARKIVDTVTRAGATVVGPVPLPTEKNVYVVIRSPHKYKDSREHFEMRTHKRLIDIIDPTPKAVDSLMRLDLPADVNIEIKL, translated from the coding sequence ATGGCGGGACAGAAAATCCGCATCCGGCTGAAGTCGTATGACCACGAGGTCATCGATACTTCGGCTCGGAAGATCGTCGACACGGTCACGCGCGCAGGCGCAACGGTGGTGGGCCCCGTGCCGCTGCCGACTGAAAAGAACGTGTACGTCGTGATCCGCTCTCCCCACAAGTACAAGGACAGCCGCGAGCACTTCGAGATGCGCACGCACAAGCGGCTGATCGACATCATCGACCCGACGCCGAAGGCTGTCGACTCGCTCATGCGCCTCGACCTTCCGGCCGACGTCAACATCGAAATCAAGCTCTGA
- a CDS encoding DUF3817 domain-containing protein: MNPNADSSTGGARSRSLSTSPSGSTSTGTPISPSTTPSGSTQETPTRKGTILPGPRALYRVFATAEMFTWALLILAMVLKYSGATEVLMPAAGGAHGFVFLCYCVVTVGVWINQQWSAGRGAAAVLLAVVPFATLPFERSLARRGEPDATWRLVDGRTGDRGPRGFWESLEAWVLRNVILAAVLTAGVVVVVFSLLLVAGPPGEWFD, from the coding sequence GTGAACCCGAACGCAGACTCCAGCACCGGCGGTGCACGCTCCCGGTCACTCTCCACTTCACCCTCCGGCTCAACGTCCACCGGCACCCCCATCTCACCCTCCACCACACCCTCCGGCTCAACCCAGGAGACGCCAACGAGGAAGGGCACCATCCTCCCGGGTCCCCGGGCCCTCTACCGGGTCTTCGCAACGGCGGAGATGTTCACCTGGGCCCTCCTGATCCTGGCCATGGTGCTGAAATACTCCGGCGCCACCGAGGTCCTGATGCCCGCTGCCGGGGGAGCGCACGGGTTCGTGTTCCTCTGCTACTGCGTCGTGACCGTCGGCGTGTGGATCAACCAGCAGTGGAGCGCCGGTCGGGGAGCAGCGGCCGTCCTGCTGGCGGTCGTGCCATTCGCCACGTTGCCGTTCGAACGGTCGCTGGCCCGGCGCGGGGAACCGGATGCCACCTGGCGACTGGTGGATGGGCGCACCGGGGACCGCGGCCCACGGGGCTTCTGGGAGTCGCTCGAGGCCTGGGTCCTGCGGAACGTGATCCTGGCCGCGGTCCTGACGGCCGGCGTCGTGGTGGTGGTGTTCTCGCTGCTGCTGGTGGCGGGCCCGCCCGGCGAGTGGTTCGACTGA
- the tuf gene encoding elongation factor Tu, with protein sequence MSKAKFERSKPHVNVGTIGHVDHGKTTLTAAISKVLYDKYPDLNEARDFATIDSAPEERQRGITINISHVEYQTEKRHYAHVDAPGHADYIKNMITGAAQMDGAILVVAATDGPMAQTREHVLLARQVGVPALLVALNKSDMVEDEELLELVEMEVRELLSSQEFDGDDAPVIRTSGLKALEGDEKWVKSVEELMDAVDSFIPDPVRDKDKPFLMPIEDVFTITGRGTVVTGRAERGTLKINSEVEIVGIRDMQKTTVTGIEMFHKQLDEAWAGENCGLLLRGLKREDVERGQVVVAPGSITPHTNFEGNVYILSKDEGGRHNPFYSNYRPQFYFRTTDVTGVITLPEGTEMVMPGDTTEMSVELIQPIAMEEGLGFAIREGGRTVGSGRVTKIVK encoded by the coding sequence GTGTCGAAGGCAAAGTTCGAGCGGTCGAAGCCGCACGTTAACGTCGGTACCATCGGCCACGTTGACCACGGTAAGACCACGCTGACCGCCGCTATCTCGAAGGTCCTGTACGACAAGTACCCGGACCTCAACGAGGCACGCGACTTCGCGACGATTGACTCGGCGCCGGAAGAGCGTCAGCGCGGCATTACCATCAACATCTCCCACGTGGAGTACCAGACCGAGAAGCGCCACTACGCCCACGTGGACGCCCCGGGCCACGCGGACTACATCAAGAACATGATCACCGGCGCTGCCCAGATGGACGGTGCCATCCTCGTGGTCGCCGCCACTGACGGCCCGATGGCCCAGACCCGTGAGCACGTCCTCCTGGCCCGCCAGGTTGGCGTTCCCGCCCTGCTGGTCGCCTTGAACAAGTCCGACATGGTCGAGGACGAGGAGCTCCTGGAGCTCGTCGAGATGGAGGTCCGCGAACTGCTGTCCTCCCAGGAGTTCGACGGCGACGACGCCCCGGTCATCCGCACCTCCGGCCTGAAGGCCCTCGAGGGCGATGAGAAGTGGGTCAAGTCCGTCGAGGAACTGATGGACGCCGTGGACAGCTTCATCCCGGATCCGGTCCGCGACAAGGACAAGCCGTTCCTGATGCCGATCGAGGACGTCTTCACCATCACCGGCCGCGGCACTGTCGTGACCGGCCGCGCCGAGCGTGGCACGCTGAAGATCAACTCCGAGGTCGAGATCGTGGGCATCCGCGATATGCAGAAGACCACGGTCACCGGTATCGAGATGTTCCACAAGCAGCTCGACGAGGCCTGGGCCGGCGAGAACTGTGGCCTGCTGCTTCGCGGTCTGAAGCGTGAGGACGTCGAGCGCGGCCAGGTTGTTGTGGCTCCGGGTTCCATCACCCCCCACACCAACTTCGAGGGCAACGTCTACATCCTGTCCAAGGATGAGGGCGGCCGTCACAACCCGTTCTACTCGAACTACCGCCCGCAGTTCTACTTCCGCACCACCGACGTCACCGGCGTCATCACGCTGCCGGAAGGCACCGAGATGGTCATGCCCGGCGACACCACCGAAATGTCGGTCGAGCTGATCCAGCCGATCGCCATGGAGGAGGGCCTCGGCTTCGCCATCCGCGAGGGTGGCCGCACCGTGGGCTCTGGCCGCGTCACCAAGATCGTCAAGTGA
- the fusA gene encoding elongation factor G: MAQDVLTDLKKVRNIGIMAHIDAGKTTTTERILFYTGVNHKLGETHDGASTTDWMEQEKERGITITSAAVTCFWDDNQINIIDTPGHVDFTVEVERSLRVLDGAVAVFDGKEGVEPQSETVWRQADKYNVPRICFVNKMDKLGADFYYTVDTIVSRLGAKPLVMQLPIGAENDFVGVVDLLSMKALVWEGDSKGDVTMGAAYETREIPADLQEKAEQYRAQLIEAVADTSEELMMKYLEGEEISNEEIQAGVRHLTINAEAYPVFCGSAFKNRGVQPMLDAVVSYLPNPMDAGAITGLDVKDEEKELTREPSKEGPFAALAFKIAAHPFFGQLTFIRVYSGRLSPGDQILNSTKGKKERIGKLFQMHANKENPVEEVVAGHIYAVIGLKDTTTGDTLCSISDPIILESMSFPEPVISVAIEPKTKGDQEKLSTAIQKLVAEDPTFTVNLDDETGQTVIGGMGELHLDVFVDRMRREFRVEANVGKPQVAYRETIKKKVDKVDYTHKKQTGGSGQFAKVQMAFEPMDTSEGEFYEFVNAVTGGRIPREYIPSVDAGIQDAMQFGILAGYPMVGVKATLLDGAYHDVDSSEMAFKLAGSMVYKEGMRRANPVILEPLMAVEVRTPEEYMGDVIGDLNSRRGQIQSMEDAQGVKVVKANVPLSEMFGYIGDLRSKTQGRAVYSMTFDSYAEVPKAVADEIIQKNSGE; this comes from the coding sequence GTGGCACAGGACGTGCTGACCGACCTCAAAAAGGTCCGCAACATCGGCATCATGGCGCATATCGATGCCGGCAAGACCACCACCACCGAGCGCATCCTCTTCTACACGGGCGTCAACCACAAGTTGGGCGAGACCCACGACGGCGCCTCCACCACGGACTGGATGGAGCAGGAGAAGGAACGCGGCATCACCATCACGTCCGCCGCGGTGACCTGCTTCTGGGACGACAACCAGATCAACATCATCGACACCCCGGGCCACGTCGACTTCACCGTCGAGGTGGAGCGTTCCCTGCGCGTGCTCGATGGCGCCGTTGCCGTGTTCGACGGCAAGGAAGGCGTGGAGCCGCAGTCCGAGACCGTGTGGCGCCAGGCTGACAAGTACAACGTGCCCCGCATCTGCTTCGTCAACAAGATGGACAAGCTGGGCGCCGACTTCTACTACACCGTCGACACCATCGTGTCCCGCCTCGGCGCCAAGCCGCTCGTGATGCAGCTGCCGATCGGTGCTGAGAACGACTTCGTCGGCGTGGTGGACCTGCTGTCCATGAAGGCGCTCGTCTGGGAGGGCGACTCCAAGGGTGACGTCACCATGGGTGCCGCCTACGAGACCCGCGAGATCCCGGCCGACCTCCAGGAGAAGGCCGAGCAGTACCGCGCCCAGCTCATCGAGGCCGTTGCCGACACCTCCGAGGAACTCATGATGAAGTACCTCGAGGGTGAGGAGATCTCCAACGAGGAGATCCAGGCCGGTGTGCGCCACCTGACCATCAACGCCGAGGCCTACCCGGTCTTCTGTGGTTCCGCCTTCAAGAACCGTGGTGTGCAGCCGATGCTGGACGCCGTGGTCTCCTACCTGCCGAACCCCATGGACGCCGGGGCCATCACCGGCCTCGACGTGAAGGACGAGGAGAAGGAGCTGACCCGCGAGCCCTCGAAGGAAGGCCCGTTCGCGGCCCTGGCCTTCAAGATCGCCGCGCACCCGTTCTTCGGTCAGCTGACCTTCATTCGCGTGTACTCCGGGCGCTTGAGCCCCGGTGACCAGATCCTGAACTCCACCAAGGGGAAGAAGGAGCGCATCGGCAAGCTGTTCCAGATGCACGCGAACAAGGAGAACCCGGTCGAGGAGGTCGTGGCTGGTCACATCTACGCCGTGATCGGTCTCAAGGACACCACCACCGGTGACACCTTGTGCTCCATCAGCGATCCGATCATCCTCGAATCCATGTCCTTCCCGGAGCCCGTGATCTCCGTGGCCATCGAGCCGAAGACCAAGGGCGACCAGGAGAAGCTCTCCACCGCCATCCAGAAGCTCGTCGCCGAGGACCCCACGTTCACCGTGAACCTCGACGATGAGACCGGCCAGACCGTCATCGGCGGCATGGGTGAGCTGCACCTGGACGTCTTCGTGGACCGCATGCGCCGCGAGTTCCGGGTCGAGGCCAATGTGGGCAAGCCCCAGGTGGCCTACCGCGAGACCATCAAGAAGAAGGTCGACAAGGTCGACTACACGCACAAGAAGCAGACCGGTGGTTCCGGCCAGTTCGCCAAGGTGCAGATGGCCTTCGAGCCGATGGACACCTCCGAGGGCGAGTTCTACGAGTTCGTCAACGCCGTCACCGGCGGTCGCATCCCGCGCGAGTACATCCCCTCCGTGGATGCCGGCATCCAGGACGCCATGCAGTTCGGCATCCTGGCCGGTTACCCCATGGTCGGCGTTAAGGCGACCCTCCTGGACGGCGCCTACCACGATGTCGACTCCTCGGAAATGGCGTTCAAGCTCGCCGGCTCCATGGTCTACAAAGAGGGCATGCGCCGGGCCAACCCGGTCATCCTCGAGCCGCTGATGGCCGTGGAGGTCCGCACCCCGGAGGAGTACATGGGCGATGTCATCGGCGACTTGAACTCCCGCCGTGGCCAGATCCAGTCCATGGAGGACGCGCAGGGTGTCAAGGTCGTCAAGGCCAATGTCCCGCTGTCCGAGATGTTCGGCTACATCGGCGACCTGCGGTCCAAGACCCAGGGTCGTGCCGTGTACTCGATGACGTTCGACTCCTACGCCGAGGTCCCCAAGGCCGTGGCCGACGAGATCATCCAGAAGAACAGCGGCGAATAG
- the rpsG gene encoding 30S ribosomal protein S7: MPRKGPAPKRPLVVDPVYGSPLVTQLINKVLVDGKKSTAEHIVYGALEGTRDKGGADPVATLKKAMDNVRPALEVRSRRVGGATYQVPVEVKPGRSTALALRWLVGYSKARREKTMTERLMNEILDASNGLGAAVKRREDTHKMAESNKAFAHYRW, encoded by the coding sequence ATGCCACGTAAGGGTCCTGCGCCGAAGCGCCCCCTCGTCGTCGACCCGGTCTACGGGTCCCCGCTGGTCACCCAGCTGATCAACAAGGTGCTGGTGGACGGCAAGAAGTCCACCGCCGAGCACATCGTCTACGGTGCCCTCGAGGGTACTCGTGACAAGGGCGGGGCCGATCCGGTGGCCACCCTCAAGAAGGCCATGGACAATGTCCGCCCGGCCCTCGAGGTCCGCTCCCGCCGCGTCGGCGGCGCCACCTACCAGGTGCCCGTCGAGGTCAAGCCGGGACGTTCCACCGCGCTGGCCCTGCGTTGGCTCGTGGGCTACTCCAAGGCCCGTCGCGAGAAGACGATGACCGAGCGCCTCATGAACGAGATCCTCGATGCCTCGAACGGTCTCGGTGCCGCGGTCAAGCGCCGCGAGGACACCCACAAGATGGCCGAGTCCAACAAGGCTTTCGCCCACTACCGCTGGTGA
- the rpsL gene encoding 30S ribosomal protein S12 has translation MPTIQQLVRKGRSPKVVKTKAPALQGNPMRRGVCTRVYTTTPKKPNSALRKVARVRLNGGIEVTAYIPGEGHNLQEHSIVLVRGGRVKDLPGVRYKIVRGALDTQGVKGRGQARSRYGAKKEKK, from the coding sequence GTGCCTACGATTCAGCAGCTGGTCCGCAAGGGCCGCTCACCGAAGGTCGTCAAGACCAAGGCTCCTGCACTGCAGGGGAACCCCATGCGCCGTGGCGTGTGCACCCGTGTGTACACCACCACCCCGAAGAAGCCGAACTCCGCGCTGCGCAAGGTGGCACGTGTCCGCCTCAACGGCGGCATCGAGGTCACCGCCTACATTCCGGGCGAGGGCCACAACCTGCAGGAGCACTCCATCGTGCTCGTGCGCGGCGGTCGTGTGAAGGACCTCCCGGGCGTCCGTTACAAGATCGTCCGCGGCGCCTTGGACACCCAGGGTGTCAAGGGCCGCGGCCAGGCCCGCAGCCGCTACGGCGCGAAGAAGGAGAAGAAGTAA
- a CDS encoding peptidoglycan bridge formation glycyltransferase FemA/FemB family protein has translation MPDLASPFGSPTPSGQDSRPLTVRRITPADHGRFLADHPGASFLQNPQWPGVKIDWRGDSLGFFDGQSLKATALVLFRRLPVPVPVLKKRSLAYVAEGPVFDSSAVQLESVLVPLVQYLKSRGAFLVRVGLPGVVTRWDGSEVRKALAAGTHRSVTDLTPLHTEPAAEDVRSRLLTLGWQAPSESEEFEAGQPQFQARIPLQPELDIASDGTSAEPNKNGESPALEAALNRMDSTSRRQTRKSTRSELTVSVGTVEDLPAWQALYEETAARDGFTGRPLAYFRRMFTQLNSGGAGRSGGSGGSSGSEASAVDTECTLYLARFGEQLLAAAIYVRQGQFGWYVYGASSSEERKRYAPRALQLRQIQDSLAAGCTWYDLGGMSPSLDPEYELAGLTRFKTTMGADVVQTLGEWDYPVNRMLARGFNLYMSRRG, from the coding sequence GTGCCAGATCTAGCTTCCCCGTTCGGTTCCCCCACCCCCTCCGGCCAGGACTCCCGGCCCCTGACGGTCCGTCGGATCACTCCCGCAGACCATGGGCGGTTCCTGGCGGATCACCCTGGGGCCTCCTTCCTCCAGAACCCGCAGTGGCCCGGGGTGAAGATCGACTGGCGCGGGGACTCCCTGGGCTTCTTCGACGGCCAGAGCCTCAAGGCCACGGCCCTGGTGCTGTTCCGCCGACTGCCCGTCCCGGTACCGGTACTGAAGAAGCGCTCCCTCGCCTACGTCGCCGAGGGGCCGGTGTTCGACTCCTCCGCCGTCCAGCTGGAGTCCGTCCTCGTTCCGCTGGTGCAGTACCTCAAGTCCCGGGGCGCGTTCCTCGTCCGCGTGGGCCTGCCGGGAGTCGTCACCCGCTGGGACGGATCCGAGGTCCGCAAGGCTCTGGCCGCCGGCACGCACCGCTCGGTCACCGACCTCACTCCCCTCCACACCGAACCCGCCGCCGAGGACGTTCGCTCCCGCCTCCTGACCCTGGGCTGGCAGGCACCGTCCGAGTCAGAGGAGTTCGAGGCCGGCCAGCCGCAGTTCCAGGCGCGCATCCCGCTGCAGCCGGAGCTGGACATCGCGTCTGATGGCACCAGCGCCGAGCCCAACAAGAACGGTGAGTCTCCCGCCCTGGAGGCGGCACTGAACCGGATGGACTCCACGTCCCGCCGGCAGACCCGCAAGTCGACCCGGTCCGAGCTCACGGTGTCCGTGGGCACGGTGGAGGACCTGCCGGCGTGGCAGGCCCTGTACGAGGAGACCGCGGCGCGAGACGGCTTCACCGGGCGGCCGCTCGCCTACTTCCGGCGCATGTTCACCCAGCTGAACTCCGGTGGCGCTGGTCGCTCCGGTGGCTCTGGTGGCTCCAGTGGCTCCGAGGCCAGCGCAGTGGACACCGAGTGCACCCTGTACCTGGCCCGCTTCGGCGAGCAGCTGCTGGCCGCCGCCATCTACGTCCGCCAGGGCCAGTTCGGGTGGTATGTCTACGGGGCCTCGTCCTCAGAGGAACGCAAGCGCTACGCCCCGCGTGCCCTGCAGCTGCGACAGATCCAGGACTCCCTCGCCGCCGGGTGCACCTGGTATGACCTCGGCGGAATGAGCCCCTCACTGGACCCGGAGTACGAGCTGGCGGGGCTGACCCGGTTCAAGACGACCATGGGGGCCGACGTGGTCCAGACGCTCGGCGAGTGGGACTACCCCGTGAACCGGATGCTGGCCCGCGGCTTCAATCTGTACATGTCCCGCCGGGGCTGA
- a CDS encoding aldo/keto reductase: MVTQRYAPLSGTNSDTGTGDASTSNARPAVQIPLIGLGTWPMTGDECSEAVTSALEAGYRHVDTAENYRNEDAVGRAVVGSGLSRDEVFVTSKFNREWHGPVDVVRAGLEAGLERAGLDYFDLYLVHWPNPGLDRYVQACESLAELTESGLIRSWGVSNFKPAHLQRVLEAGLVPSINQIHCQPTDAQSDLQEANTAAGVLTAAYTPIGRGSELLDRPEVTTIASRLGRTPAQVVLRWHVQQGRIAIPKSADPQRQRENLDVFSFELTADDLAAVDALDAGVPSETRQDADEFGH; encoded by the coding sequence ATGGTCACCCAGAGATATGCTCCCCTGTCCGGCACCAACTCCGACACCGGCACCGGCGACGCCAGCACCAGCAACGCACGCCCGGCTGTCCAGATCCCCCTGATCGGGCTCGGCACCTGGCCGATGACCGGCGACGAGTGCAGCGAGGCGGTGACGAGCGCGCTGGAGGCCGGTTACCGGCACGTGGACACGGCCGAGAACTACCGGAACGAGGACGCGGTGGGGCGCGCCGTCGTCGGCTCCGGGCTCAGCCGGGACGAGGTCTTCGTGACCTCCAAGTTCAACCGGGAGTGGCATGGGCCCGTGGACGTGGTGCGCGCCGGTCTCGAGGCCGGGCTCGAGCGGGCCGGGCTGGACTACTTCGACCTGTACCTGGTGCACTGGCCGAATCCGGGACTGGACCGCTATGTGCAGGCGTGCGAGTCGCTGGCCGAGCTGACGGAGTCCGGACTCATCCGGTCCTGGGGTGTCTCCAACTTCAAGCCTGCGCACCTGCAACGGGTGCTCGAGGCGGGACTGGTGCCGAGCATCAACCAGATCCACTGCCAGCCGACCGATGCCCAATCGGACCTGCAGGAGGCCAACACCGCCGCCGGAGTCCTGACGGCGGCCTACACCCCGATCGGGCGGGGGAGCGAGCTGCTGGACCGTCCGGAGGTCACCACGATCGCCTCACGGCTGGGGCGGACGCCGGCGCAAGTGGTGCTGCGCTGGCACGTGCAGCAGGGGCGGATCGCCATCCCGAAGTCAGCCGACCCGCAGCGGCAACGGGAGAACCTGGATGTGTTCTCCTTCGAGCTCACGGCCGACGACCTCGCGGCCGTCGATGCGCTCGATGCCGGTGTACCGTCGGAGACCCGCCAGGACGCGGACGAGTTCGGGCACTGA